A genomic segment from Saprospiraceae bacterium encodes:
- a CDS encoding TlpA disulfide reductase family protein — protein sequence MRTNALIILTSLFFLITKLPLFAIKLEGEILNYEKSSIELKVLYGSHYVYDSEIEIELDETGSFSYEVKVNEIRFGKLIIGDEEIGLFIDPNGKRIKVSLDLENPKGVKFEGEHVEVSEFVNNWLKKRFYQEYEGLTSEEKDDINDFDTYCELQEKEAYKKLELIKNGIKTSQKKLLRSEIENYYLLLKVTGGIEKGYTEDNGELSEWMKRNDQIFTEINCNKRDEYTPSYNNLLFAQFKHSRIKMEMDLMEGNTSKWLKAFEVETFDALADEINKDEHNRIMYELGKEWDCSSRFKKALSNTILWSNREGYYENLYWLCQKYMKLDPTKEMQAKMIPIMKRLKEFESSKDREEKEINFYPKKAFEKGISSILNEERYQGKVLVLDMWGTWCSPCREQFPYMKKLKEQLAKEKDLAFLYFSAEYLKNPEEHWMETVKYFDLEGDHYLATKEVMVQFRREVKEFIPGEYPMYIIVNKKGEIAKVPAAYPSDGDKLVKQIRDVLMEE from the coding sequence ATGAGAACAAATGCCCTGATTATTTTGACAAGCCTATTTTTCTTAATTACCAAATTACCTTTATTTGCAATAAAACTAGAAGGGGAAATACTAAATTATGAAAAAAGTAGTATAGAGCTAAAAGTCTTATATGGATCACATTATGTTTATGATTCTGAAATTGAGATAGAATTAGATGAGACTGGATCATTTTCATATGAAGTAAAGGTTAATGAAATTAGATTTGGGAAACTGATAATAGGTGATGAAGAGATAGGGTTATTTATAGACCCGAATGGCAAAAGAATAAAGGTATCATTAGACCTTGAAAATCCAAAGGGAGTGAAATTTGAAGGAGAGCATGTAGAAGTATCAGAATTCGTCAATAACTGGTTGAAAAAAAGATTTTATCAAGAATATGAAGGTTTGACTTCTGAAGAGAAGGATGATATTAACGATTTTGATACCTACTGTGAATTACAAGAAAAAGAAGCCTACAAGAAATTAGAATTGATCAAAAATGGTATTAAAACGAGTCAAAAAAAACTATTGAGATCTGAAATAGAGAACTATTATTTATTATTAAAAGTTACTGGAGGAATAGAAAAAGGCTATACTGAAGACAATGGAGAATTGTCAGAATGGATGAAAAGAAATGATCAGATATTTACGGAAATAAATTGCAACAAAAGAGATGAGTACACCCCATCTTACAATAACTTACTTTTCGCTCAATTTAAGCATTCCCGGATAAAAATGGAAATGGATTTAATGGAAGGAAATACTTCCAAATGGTTAAAGGCTTTTGAAGTAGAAACCTTTGACGCATTAGCAGATGAAATTAATAAGGATGAGCACAATAGAATAATGTATGAACTGGGGAAAGAATGGGATTGTAGCTCAAGATTTAAGAAAGCCTTATCGAATACCATTCTATGGTCAAATAGAGAAGGGTATTATGAAAACTTGTATTGGCTATGTCAGAAATATATGAAGCTAGACCCTACAAAAGAAATGCAAGCGAAAATGATTCCAATAATGAAAAGATTAAAGGAATTTGAATCAAGTAAGGATAGAGAAGAAAAAGAGATTAATTTCTATCCGAAGAAAGCATTTGAAAAAGGAATATCATCAATATTGAATGAGGAACGTTATCAAGGGAAAGTACTGGTATTAGATATGTGGGGAACATGGTGTAGTCCATGTAGAGAACAGTTTCCCTATATGAAAAAGCTTAAGGAACAATTGGCGAAAGAAAAGGATCTTGCTTTTTTATATTTTTCGGCGGAGTATTTGAAGAACCCAGAAGAACACTGGATGGAAACAGTAAAATACTTTGATTTGGAAGGGGATCATTACTTAGCCACAAAAGAGGTAATGGTTCAATTCAGGAGAGAAGTAAAGGAATTCATACCAGGAGAGTATCCTATGTATATAATAGTGAATAAGAAAGGAGAAATTGCAAAAGTACCAGCAGCCTATCCAAGTGATGGAGATAAGTTGGTTAAACAGATAAGAGATGTGTTAATGGAAGAATAA
- a CDS encoding thioredoxin-like domain-containing protein gives MRINKLGYNYEQLKEFRLIILVIMSFLFFQVQSLYSQDDNNYLERIAFLSNIDTIRNGQKLFEIELVNINGELVNIDEIKSDYTLIYIWSTYCRPCLQTLNESAAIVKEFENIEFVFISIDEDKSRWEKLLNRKGYKGIHLHTNESKKPPISYLIYRVEMENGRMISYQGGVPTVLLLDRKKNIVENNVPQYSTEAIVKFLRDNTK, from the coding sequence ATGAGGATAAATAAACTCGGGTATAATTATGAGCAATTAAAGGAATTTAGACTTATTATATTGGTGATTATGTCATTTTTATTTTTTCAAGTTCAATCTCTTTATTCACAGGATGATAATAATTATTTGGAAAGAATAGCGTTTCTGTCAAATATAGATACGATTAGGAATGGGCAAAAACTATTTGAAATAGAATTGGTAAATATAAATGGAGAATTGGTAAATATTGATGAAATTAAAAGTGACTACACATTAATTTACATTTGGTCAACCTATTGTAGACCGTGCCTTCAAACATTAAATGAATCCGCTGCAATTGTCAAAGAATTTGAAAATATAGAATTTGTTTTTATTTCCATTGATGAAGATAAATCAAGGTGGGAAAAGTTACTGAATAGAAAAGGATATAAAGGAATCCATTTACATACAAATGAAAGTAAAAAGCCGCCAATTTCTTATTTGATATATCGGGTTGAAATGGAAAATGGCAGGATGATAAGCTATCAAGGAGGGGTTCCAACAGTCTTATTACTTGATAGGAAAAAAAATATAGTAGAAAATAATGTACCCCAATATTCGACGGAAGCAATTGTCAAATTTTTGAGAGATAATACAAAGTAA